The sequence below is a genomic window from Syntrophorhabdus sp..
TGCAGGATCTCGACGATCCGGTCGATGACCGATGCGAGGGCCTGGTCGTTGAGACGGCCGGCCCGGTAGAGGATCAGGTTGGTACTGGCAGAGAAGAGCCGGTTTGGCCGGACGTTGCTCGACTTGCGGAGTGTTCCCTCCGTAAAATCCATGTCGGTGATACCGACGGCATAGCGATCCCGGACCTGCTGGCTCGTGATCTGACAGAGAACGACATCATCCCCGTCGGGCGTCGCGACAACAAGAGCCGGCCTTCGTTTCACGGTTGAGAGATCGGAGAAAGGAAACGGTACAATGACGACATCCCCTTTTACAAATCCTTCCACGCCTCTTCCTCCTCGGGCCGGAGCCAGTCTTTCCGGAGCGCAGGCTCGCTCGCGAGGGCGGTGTCGGGGGCGGCCTTCCGGCGCCGGGACTTGAGGTACCGGATGAAATCGAGCACCTCACCGTATGTCCGGGGCGGGAGGTCGT
It includes:
- a CDS encoding type II toxin-antitoxin system PemK/MazF family toxin, giving the protein MEGFVKGDVVIVPFPFSDLSTVKRRPALVVATPDGDDVVLCQITSQQVRDRYAVGITDMDFTEGTLRKSSNVRPNRLFSASTNLILYRAGRLNDQALASVIDRIVEILQAE
- a CDS encoding DUF2281 domain-containing protein codes for the protein MIRELNDLPPRTYGEVLDFIRYLKSRRRKAAPDTALASEPALRKDWLRPEEEEAWKDL